In Paenibacillus hexagrammi, the following are encoded in one genomic region:
- a CDS encoding zeta toxin family protein, translating into MSESGATMYVFDGNNGSGKCTIRNLIVDQLGVSVNIDPDSLARAIDPEHPELHRVSAGKEAITLARDCIRKKRDFSVETTLAGGNVIRLMKDAKSNGFNVTMFFVGLRDYRLNIERVAVRVQKL; encoded by the coding sequence ATGAGTGAATCAGGGGCTACCATGTATGTATTTGACGGTAACAATGGCAGCGGAAAATGCACCATCCGAAACTTGATTGTAGATCAGCTTGGAGTAAGTGTGAATATTGATCCGGATTCATTAGCACGTGCTATAGATCCTGAGCATCCAGAGCTTCATCGTGTGTCTGCAGGTAAAGAAGCCATAACACTTGCTAGGGATTGTATTCGGAAAAAACGAGATTTTTCAGTTGAAACCACATTAGCCGGTGGCAATGTAATACGGCTTATGAAGGACGCGAAATCGAATGGGTTCAATGTAACGATGTTTTTTGTCGGGCTGCGAGATTATCGTTTGAACATTGAACGAGTGGCTGTTCGTGTTCAAAAATTGTGA